acgacctacaatttggaacggagggagtatttcccATGTTCCAAATAAAAATGAAGTTCCTCATGGCCTGTTTACCCATTATATCCGTTTCTATTACCATGGTTGCAAAAAACATGTATATTCACATGCAATGGATGCATAAGCCAGAatgtaaaattaaaaaaaatcccaatcCATGAGATCGAGTTGTATTTAATCTCTGTGCCTCATATTGCACTGGGACCTATCAATCAAGATTACTACACTGCAATAATCCTGCCGTAGTTCCATTGCTGTGTCCGCGTGTTATCTGAATTGCTGCACATATAGTCCTCAGATAGAAGAACTTGTTTCAGTAGTAACTTGGAGATTTACATGTATGCAGCTCTGTCACGGACGGCTCATGGTCCATCCTTCCCGTCCTGGATCCGGTTGCAGATGTCCGAGCACTCTATCAGGCTGACGAACAACAAACTGATCAGAGTTCAACTCAATTTGTTCAGAAGTGCAGTAGTATCTCTGAAAGCACGGGGAGGTGCAGTTGTTTGTTACCAGTACTGCCGGGTCCGGAACCCGTCCTTGAACACCACGAGTGGCCTGCGCACGGCGAACACAAAATGCTGGGAATTCAGGCGTGAATGGATGATTGATCAGCATAATAGCTGAACGAATTGGTCGAGGATTCAGGAACCGTCCGTCGTTGCAGTTTGGGAGCAGAGCAGTGGTTGGTTGGTTTAATTTTACCTCCGGACGTTGAGGGGGCCCTCtccgggcgcgccgccgccgccgcggatgcAGGTGCCGACGCACTTGGTGGTGCACTGCAGCGCCTTGGCCGACTTGGGGTGCTTGATCCGCTCCGCCTTCCCGTCGCCCCCTGCCCGGCCAGCTCGATTAAAAAGATCAGGACGCTCGCGTCAGTGACCCTGTGACAGAGCATGATGCTAGGTGGAAGCTATGTTCTGCGCGCACCGGAGAGCGTGGGCGGGATGTTGGAGAAGGTGTCaggctgcggcgccggcgtggaGAGGATGGCCgcgagcgccaccgccaccacggccTGAGCCGCCGCAGTCATCCCCCAGGCGGCGCCCCCCAGGCGACGGCAGAATAGCGCTGTGGTGGCCTCGCGGAATCCAGGTAGAGCTGTGGCCGCCGGTCAGCCACTCGGCCTCGCTGCCGTTGCGATACACCTGCGCGACGTGGCTGCGAGCCTGCGACTGAGAGGAAGATACGATGGGCCCACCTCCGCCGTTCTTTTTCTGGAGAGAGGAAGATACGATGGGCCTACTTCTTCTTGTGCTAGGCCGTCTCTGAAGACCAGCCCAGCCCATATTCTGCAACGCAGGCCGAGGCCCAAGAATAGAGACTCCATCACTGCATCGGCCCGCTCCCCCTCTCACGACGGCGTGCTGGtctgcctgcaggctgcagcctgcGCTCCGGCCGGCTTTTCCCCCGACcccgactccgactccgaccgCCAGCGTGCACCGCCGGTCCGAGGTCCGCCGCTGAGGAAGGAGGAAAGCCAGGGGTCCCTAGTGCTTTCCAAATTTCACCAGGCCAACACCGTGCGTCGCATCCACGCAAATaccgtggcggtggcggaagTGGGGCAGGCGCTTGCAGTcgagggcggcagcggcggcgagcggggacGAAACCCTAGAGCCGCGCtccagcgccgcgccgcgccgcgcacggATCGGTTCCCCCTCTCCGTTCCCGGCGATGAACCGGCGGCATGAGCTCTGCAGGAACTTCCAGCGCGGCAGGTACGGGGTCTTCTTCTCCCTTCTCCGTTGCCGCGGCGTGTGATTGGTTCCGGCGGGTTACTCCTCAATTGCGATGCTCGCCCTGAATGCCCCGTAGCTCGAATGGGGGGATCACGTTTTGATTGTAACGCTCGTTTTGGATGATGCAGCTGCAAGTACGGAGCGCAGTGCAGGTTCGTGCACGCGTcctctcagcagcagcagcagcagcagcagcagcagcaggtgaagCCCAACCCGTTTGGGTTCGGCTCCgggagcaggcagcagcagcagcagccgtcgTTCGGTGCGCagttccagcagcagcagcagcaacaacaacagcagcagaagCCCAACCCTTTTGGATTCGGGGTGCAAGGTGCAGCAAAGGTTTGTTTCTAATGGGGAGTGGGATCTGTTTCTATTATTCGTCCTTAGCTGTAGGATTCAGCATGTGTAATTGGTCTTCTTGTGTGTGACTGATGGATTTTGTTGAATCAGCCATTTCAAAATAAGTGGGTAAGGGACCCTTCAGCTCCAACAAAGCAACCGGAAGCGGCGcagccaccagcagcagcacacaCGTGAGTCTGCAGTGCTAAATTGCTGTACTTTTGATCCTACTTGGTTACCCGTTGTTATGGGCAAGTCACTAATTTTGCAAGTTGTTTGCCAGCTCTTGTACAGATCCGGAGTCCTGCAGACAACAGATTGCTGAGGATTTTAAGAATGAAACTCCACTCTGGAAGCTTACATGTTATGCTCACCTCAGAAGGTAGATGGACTCGCTGTGCTTTAACGAGTGCCTTAGGGCTTCCCCCAATGTATTTGTGCTCATCAGTTTGTATTTTGTTTGCATTTAGTGGTCCTTGTGACATCAAGGGGGATATTAGCTTTGAGGAGCTGAGAGCTAAAGCTTACGAGGATGGTCGGCAAGGGCATCCTCTGCAGTCAATAGTAAGCTCACTGGCACTCCCAACTTGTTATTAAACTTCCGTGATTGGAATTTTGCACTTTGAAGTATGTATCTTGCACCTTGAAGTATGTGATAAAACATTACTAGTAAGCTCATCCTGTGCAGTTCAACTTCATTGTACTGATATCAAAAATGGCATGGAAAAATATATATCTATCAgaattgtttgaaaccgtaCATGTATATTATTCTCTAATGTTAGACAGTTAGAGGTATGTAAAAGGTACCTGCGTGGGCAACATGACCTGTAGTCATCAGAAAACTGCAACATGGGGTCTTGGGAATTTTTAGCAAGGCGACACTACCTAGTGTAGTTCACTTATATAGTTTGATCGCCATAAATCTTATTGTTTGCTGGATATACAAGAATAGACTCTCATTCTTTGATTTCCTTTCTTCAGGTAGAGGGTGAAAGAAATCTGCAAAATGCAAAACTGATGGAGTTTACTAATTTCCTGAACAATCCGCGTGTATCAGTATCACAAACTCCAAGCTTTCCAACTGTGGCTTCCTTTCCTGAAGTGAAGAATAACCCGTCATTTGGGGTTCCGCAAACTAGTGGACCACCAGTGTTTAGTAGTTTCAGTCAAGTTGGAGCAGGAAATAACTTTGGACCTGGGCCCAGGTAATATTTGCATGATCATCTTGAAGGTTAAGCAATCAAAATGATCTACCGGCATTGTTATGCATATGATCAGTGTATTTTTCTTGTGCGCACGTGCTGTATTAATTTCAAGGAGCTATCTCATGCAGAACTGCACCAGGAAACCCAACCAATACTCTCTTTGGTCAACCTGTCCAGGCGAGCCCGCCAGCATTTCCTGCACCTACTTTTGGCCGTTCTGATATGAAATTTGGAGTTTCGGGTATGCATTATTGATTGATCCATGCAATTAGACTGTTACTTCTTTATTCAACCTAGTAGGTTGGTCAATTAATTTGTGAGCAATAGTTTGTGTGATTATGTATATCCATATCTCGATGGTCTTTAACTATTCTTATTCTTGACTCTGTTAATCTTTTGGTATACAGTGATAAAGAACTTAACCATTTGGTAAATTGCTAATGTATATGTCTATTTTTCAAGATGATCCTGTGTCCATTAGGAACCCCAGACCTTTAATTTACACAGCTTTAGGATTATAATTGGACTCAACAGGAACCCTACTGGACTCTTAGTGGACACTAGTATGGGCTCAGAATCCCATCAAATCCTACTAGCCACTTACCGTTGAACAATTCTGCGTATCCCTTTCTTTCCTTTCGTTTCCCTGTTTTCTTAATTTAGGATAGTAGTAGATTCTTCCTGTTATTTTGGTTCCCATTTCAACTTATATTATTTTACAGGTTCATTTGGAAGCCAGGTATCACAACAACCATCTGCGGGCTCAAGCATGTCCAATGTTGGCAATTTCCCCAAGCCTCCTGCAGGCTATCAGCAGTCTGCCTCCTCAAGCCATCACAGAGACATTGATAGGCAGTCACAAGATTTACTAAGTGGGATCGTAGCTCCGA
Above is a genomic segment from Setaria viridis chromosome 4, Setaria_viridis_v4.0, whole genome shotgun sequence containing:
- the LOC117851215 gene encoding uncharacterized protein isoform X1; translation: MTAAAQAVVAVALAAILSTPAPQPDTFSNIPPTLSGGDGKAERIKHPKSAKALQCTTKCVGTCIRGGGGAPGEGPLNVRRPLVVFKDGFRTRQYCLLFVSLIECSDICNRIQDGKDGP
- the LOC117851215 gene encoding uncharacterized protein isoform X2, encoding MTAAAQAVVAVALAAILSTPAPQPDTFSNIPPTLSGGDGKAERIKHPKSAKALQCTTKCVGTCIRGGGGAPGEGPLNVRRPLVVFKDGFRTRQYCLIECSDICNRIQDGKDGP
- the LOC117851215 gene encoding uncharacterized protein isoform X4, producing MTAAAQAVVAVALAAILSTPAPQPDTFSNIPPTLSGGDGKAERIKHPKSAKALQCTTKCVGTCIRGGGGAPGEGPLNVRSILCSPCAGHSWCSRTGSGPGSTA
- the LOC117851215 gene encoding uncharacterized protein isoform X3 — its product is MTAAAQAVVAVALAAILSTPAPQPDTFSNIPPTLSGGDGKAERIKHPKSAKALQCTTKCVGTCIRGGGGAPGEGPLNVRSILCSPCAGHSWCSRTGSGPGSTVCCSSA
- the LOC117851213 gene encoding zinc finger CCCH domain-containing protein 46: MNRRHELCRNFQRGSCKYGAQCRFVHASSQQQQQQQQQQQVKPNPFGFGSGSRQQQQQPSFGAQFQQQQQQQQQQQKPNPFGFGVQGAAKPFQNKWVRDPSAPTKQPEAAQPPAAAHTSCTDPESCRQQIAEDFKNETPLWKLTCYAHLRSGPCDIKGDISFEELRAKAYEDGRQGHPLQSIVEGERNLQNAKLMEFTNFLNNPRVSVSQTPSFPTVASFPEVKNNPSFGVPQTSGPPVFSSFSQVGAGNNFGPGPRTAPGNPTNTLFGQPVQASPPAFPAPTFGRSDMKFGVSGSFGSQVSQQPSAGSSMSNVGNFPKPPAGYQQSASSSHHRDIDRQSQDLLSGIVAPTSALNQAPVEDNKNENQDDSIWLKEKWSIGEIPLGEPPQRHISHVF